The Elusimicrobiota bacterium DNA window TGCCTTGTTGGACCCCTTTAATCATTCCAGGGAATACACGCTCTGCAATTCTATTTCGTTCAAACTCAGCAAAGCTACCTAATTGCTGAAACATTAGCTTGCCTGCCGAAGTTGTAGTATCAAATGGCTCTGTAGCTGACTTAAAACCAATGCCACAAGAAGATAGCTCGTCCACTAAATTTAACAAATCTTTAAGATTGCGGCTAAATCTGTCTATTTTGTAAACCAAAACCAAATCAAACTTTTTCTCTTTCGCGTCTTTAAGGAGTCCTTTCAAGGCAGGGCGCTCGGTAGAATAACCGCTTATGCCATCGTCTTGATAAACCCTGAATATCTCAAGACCTTCTCTCTTAGCAAAAGATTCAAGATATTCTCTCTGTACTGCAAGAGAATAACCTTCTTTTGCCTGTTCCTCTGTACTGACACGAAT harbors:
- a CDS encoding recombinase family protein: MKISIHIRVSTEEQAKEGYSLAVQREYLESFAKREGLEIFRVYQDDGISGYSTERPALKGLLKDAKEKKFDLVLVYKIDRFSRNLKDLLNLVDELSSCGIGFKSATEPFDTTTSAGKLMFQQLGSFAEFERNRIAERVFPGMIKGVQQGNWQGARPEKRL